DNA from Brucella melitensis bv. 1 str. 16M:
CGGAATGGCCCGAATGGGGTAATCCGATTGCTTCCGAAGCAGATTATCGCACCATTGCCAGCTATTCACCCTATGACAATGTAACGGCGCAGGCCTATCCGGCCATTCTGGCGGTTGCGGGGCTCACCGATCCACGCGTTACCTATTGGGAACCCGCCAAGTGGGTGGCGAAACTGCGTGAATTGAAGACCGACAGCCATCCGGTCCTGTTCCGCATCAATATGGATGCTGGACATGCAGGCGCTTCCGGCCGCTTTTCGCGCCTTGAGGAAGTCGCCTATAGTTTCGCTTTCGCATTGAAGGTGGTGGGTAAGGTTCCAAGCTTCAAAAACTGATTATCAAGCCTTTATCCTGCGAGGGCGGTTCCGTTTTAACGGAATCGCCGGAGCCACTCTAAGTATTTGTTTTGCCGCATTATCCTGAAAATACTCTACAATCTGGAGTGCACGGCCATGAAGATCAATTCCCTGGCTTTTCTGACCAGCCTTGCCCTGGCTCTTCCGGCCGTTATTCCCACAGTGACCAGCGCCGAGGCGCAGGTCCGCAAGGATGTGAGCGAATATGCGGGGCGACGCTGCAACACGCCGCCGCGCGGCAGCGGCATCATCGTCGGCCAGTTCAGCGGCGTGGACGATTCGCCCTTTATCAGCGATGGCGACGCGCTCGTCGCAATTGACCGCTATCGCTGCTTTACCACGATGTCCGAATGCAAGGGCTGGCTCTATACGATGCAGAGCAAATACACCAATGCAGGCGCGGCAACGCTGGCGCGCTGTATCAAGCGATAATCCGATTATCGCGAAGAAGAATACGCAGCGTCGCAGACGATGTGCCAATTGGCCATCCATCCGCCAAGCGTGCAAGACCCTGATAATAAATGAGGCCGGAGCATCATAACCGATGCCCGGCCTCAATATATAAGCCCCTGAGAGCAGGCGCTTTTCAAACAATCGGCAGGCTTATGCCGCCTTTTCGTACATTTCCAGCACGTAATCCCAGTTCACGAGGCTATCGACGAAAGCTTCGAGATATTTCGGACGCGCGTTGCGGTAATCGATGTAATAGGAGTGTTCCCACACATCCACGCCGAGGATCGGCGCCGCACCGTGCACGAGCGGGTTTTCACCGTTCGGGGTCTTGGAAATTTCAAGCTTGCCGTCCTTGACGGAAAGCCAGGCCCAGCCCGAACCGAACTGGCCGGCACCGGCAGCGATGAAATCAGCGCGGAACTTGTCATAACCGCCAAGATCGGAATCAAAGGCCTTTTCCAGCTTGCCCGGCAGTTTCTTGCCGCCGCCATCCTTCTTCATCCATTTCCAGAAAAGGATATGGTTGTAGTGCTGGCCGGCATTGTTGAAGAGGGCCTGATTCTTGCCGAAGCTTTCCTTGACGATTTCTTCGAGGCTCTTGCCTTCCAGGCCGGAACCTTCGAGAAGCTTGTTACCGTTGGTGACATAGGCCTGATGATGCTTGTCGTGATGATATTCAAGCGTTTCGCGCGACATGAAAGGCGCAAGCGCATCATAGTCATACGGAAGGGCGGGCAGTTCGAAAGCCATGGAAACTCTCCTCTTTTCTTTAAGCTTGCGGCGGGCAAAGCAAATAGATGATGCCCGGATGCAAGAGCAAAACTTGCGTGCGCAATCTACATAAGCCGCAACAATGCGGGCGGCAATGGCGCAATGGCGCAATTCAGCTTCAAGGCAATGAAATATTATTGAAATCCCAGCAAGATGGGGCAGATAGTCTTTTGCTGACATTCATGCTCCACGGAGGAAACGGTGTCCTACAGTTCCTATGCCTTCGATGCCTATGGCACATTGTTCGATGTCCATTCGGCGGTGCGGCGACATGCGGACAAGGCGGGGCCGGACGGGCGGGCCCTGTCCGAATTGTGGCGCGCAAAACAACTGGAATATTCGTGGGTTCTGAGCCTGATGGGTGCTTATAGCGATTTCTGGAAACTGACAGAAGAATCGCTCGATTATGCCCTTGCGCACTATCCTTCCGTCGATCCGGCGCTGCGCAACGACCTTCTCGATGCCTATTGGAAACTCGATTGCTACCCGGAAGTGCCCGCGGCGCTGAAGGCCCTGAAGGATCGTGGCGCACGGCTTGCCATTCTATCCAACGGCTCGCCCGCCATGCTGGAGGCGGCGGTCAGGTCCGCTGCCCTCGACGTGCTGCTCGATGATGTCATCTCGGTCGATATGGTGAAGAAATACAAGACCTCGCTTGCGGTCTATGAGCTTATTGCCGTGCAATGGCGCTCTACCCTTCCGCCATCTCGTTCCAGTCATCAAACCGCTGGGATGTGGCGGGCGCGGTGCGTTTTGGAATGCGCGGCGTGTGGATCAACCGTTCCAACGAGCCGGATGAATACAAGCAGTTTCCCCCGGCCCTCATTCTGCCAAGCCTGCATCTTCTGGATTGAATCACAAAAATTTGAACCCGACTTTTATCGGGATACCCCTGATATCCGCCAAAATCGTGTCGCCGGGGCAACACGCGCCATGGAGGAGCCTGCTCGCCTCATTTAGGCCGTAATAAGACCGGCTCGACGCCACATTTGTGGGGCGTTTCTTGCTCACAAACGTCGAACCCAGCCGTGCATCAAGCAGCGGCCCATGCAAATTCAACTGTTCACCGCGCACCGACCACCCCCGGTCTGGTCGCATTTCGTTAACCTTAAACGTTGTATCTCTATCCCTCTCCCATCATCAATCTGGTTTTCATATGCAAACGACCCTTACCCGCCGTTCCTTCCTGACGGCAATGACAGCAACTGCGGCGACCGGCCTCGCCGGTTGCGCTCAGTTGGGGCAGACCGTTCCGATCATCGATGTCGATGCTTTCGGCAATCCCGCCAACCGTGTACCACAAGCCAATGTGGATTCCTCCTACGGCGGCTGGGTGCAAATGTATGCTGCGGTAGAAGATAACGGATATCAGCTCCCGGCTATTCCCATTCAGAAGATGGACACGCGCTATCTGCGCCAGGTCGTGCCGGATCCGACAGGCGAAATGCCCGGCACGATCGTCATCGATACGGCCAATCGCTTCTGCTATCTGGTGCTCGATAATGGGCAGGCGCTGCGTTATGGCGTCGGTATCGGTCGCGAAGGCTTTGCCTGGTCCGGCCGCGCCGTCATCCAGTACAAGCGCCAGTGGCCGCGCTGGACCCCGCCGGATGAAATGGTGGCCCGCCAGCCGGAACTGGTGCAGTACAGCGCCAAGAATGGCGGCATGGCTCCGGGCCTCAAGAACCCGCTCGGTGCTCGTGCGCTCTATATTTTCAAGGACGGCAAGGACACGCTCTACCGCCTGCACGGCAACCCGGAATGGTGGTCGATCGGCAAGGCTGTCTCGTCGGGCTGCGTGCGCTTCCTCAATCAGGATATCATCGATCTCTACGATCGCGTGCCTGCGAAGACGCCTATCCTCGTCATGTGAGTTTAGGGCTGTAGGGCTGTAGGGCGCGTTTCGATCTGATTGAATCAGATCGGCGCTCTAATCCTTTGTTTTAACGCGCATCTTTTCCGAAAACCGTTTCACACTTTTCGGGATGCGCTCTAGAATATCGCGGGCGGAAAAGCCGTCCGCAACCAAACATACTCCCCTATTCCCCTATTCCCTTATTCCCCTGCCCATTATCGCCGGAAACCTCCCAGAATACCGCGCACCAGCGCGCGACCGAGCGAGCTGCCGACCGAGCGAACGACGGATTTCATCGCAGCTTCCGCAACCGTCTGGCGACCTGAACGGCGACCCGTTCCAAGTGCCGTGCCGATGATATCGCCCAGCAAACCGCCGCCGCCTTCTTCTTCCTGTCCGGTCTTCTGCTGCGCGGCCGCAGCATCGGCAGCCTTGCGCGCCAGCATTTCAAAAGCAGAATCACGGTCCAGAGGCTGGTCATACTGCCCGGCAACGGGGCTTGCAGCGATGATCTGCGCGCGTTCTTCCGGCGTCAGCGGCCCGATGCGCGAGGATGGCGGGCGCATCAGCGTGCGCTGCACCATGGATGGTACACCCTTGGCCTGAAGCGTAGAAACGAGCGCCTCGCCGGTTCCAAGGCTGGTGATTGCCTGAAACGTATTGAAATCCGGGTTGGGGCGGAATGTATCCGCCGCCGTCTTCACCGCGTTGGTTTCGCGCGGCGTATAGGCACGAAGTGCATGTTGCACACGATTGCCAAGCTGCGCCAGAACGGTTTCCGGCACATCAAGCGGGTTCTGCGTGACGAAATAGATGCCGACGCCCTTGGAGCGGATCAGGCGCACCACCTGTTCCACACGGTCGATCAGAGCCTTCGGTGCCTCATCGAACAGAAGATGGGCTTCATCGAAGAAGAACACCATCTTCGGCTTGTCGGGGTCGCCCACTTCCGGCAATTCCTCGAAAAGCTCCGACATCAGCCAGAGCAGGAAAGTGGAATAAAGGCGCGGATTCATCATCAGCTTGTCGGCGGCAAGCACACTCACCACGCCGCGCCCATCCGTCGTTGTGCGCATGAGGTCGGCAATGCGCAAGGCTGGTTCGCCGAAGAATTTGGAACCGCCCTGCTGATCGAGTACCAGAAGCGAACGCTGGATCGCCCCAACAGACGCCTTGTTGACGTTGCCGTATTTTGCCGAAAGCTCATCGGAGCGGCCCGCCATTTCTGTAAGGATCGCCTGCAAATCCTTCAGGTCGAGCAGGAGAAGCCCTTCTTCATCAGCAAGACGGAAGGCGATATTCAGCACCCCTTCCTGCGCATCGGTCAGGTTCATCAGGCGCGACAGCAGAAGCGGCCCCATTTCTGAAATGGTGGCGCGCACGGGGTGGCCCTTCTCGCCAAAAATATCCCAGAAAATCACCGGAGCAGCCCGCATCTCGTATGGGTCGAGCTTCACTTCGGCGGCACGCTTTTTCAGACCGTCATTGAGAACACCCGCAGCAGCAATGCCGGAGAGATCGCCCTTGATATCCGCGCAGAACACAGGAACACCAGCCGCAGAAAAGCTCTCCGCCAGCACCTGGAGAGAAACCGTCTTGCCCGTACCCGTCGCACCGGTAACAAGACCATGCCGGTTGCCATATTGCAGCGCCAGATATTCCGGCTGCTGGTAGGTATCGTCCGGCTTGCGGCTTGCGCCAAGAAAAATAGCATCTTCAGCAGTCATCAGGCGGCTTGCTCCCTCTATTCAAGCGAACCATGCCATAAGGCAGGGTTTTTAGAGCGCGTTTCGATCCGATTCAATCAGATCGGCGCTCTAAAATCTTCTATTTGAAGCATAATCTTATCGATCCTCGTCTCACCCCGGTCGGATTATGCTCTAAAGGTATAACCGCAGCCCTATCCCGCGACAATGATTAAAGCCGCAACAGGCAAGGTCCGCGCCGCTAATCCATGTCATAGTCGCCACAGAAAATTTCCCTATATTTATTGTCGGGAATACTTGCAAAGCGCCTGCTGGAGTGCATATTACGTAAACGTAAGATTTTTTGGGAGAGTCTCATGGAAGAACTGATCGCGCGCATCACCTCGAACGTTGGCATTGATGCGGCAACGGCAGAAAAGGCAGTCGGCATGATCCTCGCCTTCCTGCAAAAGGAAGGCCCGGCCGATAAGGTGCAGCAACTGCTGGCAGCAATTCCGGGTGCGGAAGAAGCCGTATCGCAGGTCAAGGGCGGCGGCTTCCTGTCGAACCTCGTTGGCGGTGTGATGGGTCTCGGCACCCAGCTTATGGGCGCGGGCCTTGGCATGGGGGAAATCTCCGGCGTTGCCAAGGAAACCATCCGTTTTGCCAAGGAAAAGGCAGGCGATGAGCCTGTGGACGCCGTTGTCGGCGCTATTCCCGGCCTTGGCCAGTTCGTCTGATCCAGGCCCGACCGGACAAAATAAAAACCCGCCGATCATTCCGGCGGGTTTTGTTTTTATGCGCTGTCTTTCGACACCTGCACACCGACATGCCCGGCGCGCCCTGCCCCCCAGCCATTGATGGAGGCGCCAAGGCCAAGCAGGACGAACAGCACACCGCAGGCGGCGAAGCTGCCTGTCGCGCTATGGATCATGCCGACCAGCAAGGGGCCGATGGCGGCAAGAATATAGCCCACACATTGCGCCATGCCGGAAAGATGTGCAGCCGTATGTGAATCCGGAGAGCGCAGGACGATTACCATCATGGCGGCGGCAATGAGCCCGCCCTGCCCTATGCCCTGAATGATGGCGAGCGGCAGGAAGGCCCAGCCTGGCAGATAAAGAAAGCCAATCAGTGCCAGAACCGCACAGCCGCAGAGAAACACATTGATGAAGCTCTGGTTTTTCTGGCGCACGGCAATCGACGGGATCAGAAGACAGGTAATGACCTGCGCCATGATCGAGAAGGAAACAAGACCGCCCGCTGTGCCTGCACTCATGCCCCTTTCACGCAGGATCGGCGCCAGCCATCCAAACACGATATAGGCGGTGGACGATTGCAGTCCCATGAAAAGCGTGACCTGCCAGGCAAGCCTGTCGCGCCAAAGGCCGGCAACCTTGAAACCGGAATGGGCCACATGGTGCTTGGCGCGCAGCGCCTGCGGCAGCCAGAGCACAAAGACCAGCGCAGCCGGAACAGCCCAGAAGGCCAGTGCCAGATTCCACGAACCGCCCAGCATATTCTTGATTGGAATGGTGAAGCCCGCAGCCGCACAAAGCGCCATCGTATAAAGGCCGGTCATGATGGCCGCCGTCTTCGGAAAATCGCGCTTCACCACACCCGGCAGCAGCACATTGCCGACCGCGATGGCAGCCCTTGCAAGCGCCGCCCCCATATAAAGGAAAGACTGTGTGCCCAAACCGCGAATAGCCGTACCGACGGTCAGCACGATCAACACGAAAAGCAGCGTGCGTTCAGCGCCAAAACGCTGTGCAAGGCGCGGTGCGAAAGGCGCGAAAGCGCCAAGGCACACGACGGGCAGCGTTGTAAGCACGCCCGCCGATACGGACGACATGCCAGTCGCCTGAATGATTTCCGGCAAAAGCACCGACACGCTGGAAAAAACCGGGCGCAGATTGGCCGCGATCAGCACGAGGCTTGCCCCCAGCAGAATGCGCAAAGCTTTGCTCGGCGGGCGCTGAGCATCGGGCGCGGGAACACTGTC
Protein-coding regions in this window:
- a CDS encoding superoxide dismutase produces the protein MAFELPALPYDYDALAPFMSRETLEYHHDKHHQAYVTNGNKLLEGSGLEGKSLEEIVKESFGKNQALFNNAGQHYNHILFWKWMKKDGGGKKLPGKLEKAFDSDLGGYDKFRADFIAAGAGQFGSGWAWLSVKDGKLEISKTPNGENPLVHGAAPILGVDVWEHSYYIDYRNARPKYLEAFVDSLVNWDYVLEMYEKAA
- a CDS encoding L,D-transpeptidase; this encodes MQTTLTRRSFLTAMTATAATGLAGCAQLGQTVPIIDVDAFGNPANRVPQANVDSSYGGWVQMYAAVEDNGYQLPAIPIQKMDTRYLRQVVPDPTGEMPGTIVIDTANRFCYLVLDNGQALRYGVGIGREGFAWSGRAVIQYKRQWPRWTPPDEMVARQPELVQYSAKNGGMAPGLKNPLGARALYIFKDGKDTLYRLHGNPEWWSIGKAVSSGCVRFLNQDIIDLYDRVPAKTPILVM
- a CDS encoding helicase HerA-like C-terminal domain-containing protein, which translates into the protein MTAEDAIFLGASRKPDDTYQQPEYLALQYGNRHGLVTGATGTGKTVSLQVLAESFSAAGVPVFCADIKGDLSGIAAAGVLNDGLKKRAAEVKLDPYEMRAAPVIFWDIFGEKGHPVRATISEMGPLLLSRLMNLTDAQEGVLNIAFRLADEEGLLLLDLKDLQAILTEMAGRSDELSAKYGNVNKASVGAIQRSLLVLDQQGGSKFFGEPALRIADLMRTTTDGRGVVSVLAADKLMMNPRLYSTFLLWLMSELFEELPEVGDPDKPKMVFFFDEAHLLFDEAPKALIDRVEQVVRLIRSKGVGIYFVTQNPLDVPETVLAQLGNRVQHALRAYTPRETNAVKTAADTFRPNPDFNTFQAITSLGTGEALVSTLQAKGVPSMVQRTLMRPPSSRIGPLTPEERAQIIAASPVAGQYDQPLDRDSAFEMLARKAADAAAAQQKTGQEEEGGGGLLGDIIGTALGTGRRSGRQTVAEAAMKSVVRSVGSSLGRALVRGILGGFRR
- a CDS encoding CynX/NimT family MFS transporter, with the translated sequence MSHASALPLDGPAGDDILVRSQPPLIDAEADSVPAPDAQRPPSKALRILLGASLVLIAANLRPVFSSVSVLLPEIIQATGMSSVSAGVLTTLPVVCLGAFAPFAPRLAQRFGAERTLLFVLIVLTVGTAIRGLGTQSFLYMGAALARAAIAVGNVLLPGVVKRDFPKTAAIMTGLYTMALCAAAGFTIPIKNMLGGSWNLALAFWAVPAALVFVLWLPQALRAKHHVAHSGFKVAGLWRDRLAWQVTLFMGLQSSTAYIVFGWLAPILRERGMSAGTAGGLVSFSIMAQVITCLLIPSIAVRQKNQSFINVFLCGCAVLALIGFLYLPGWAFLPLAIIQGIGQGGLIAAAMMVIVLRSPDSHTAAHLSGMAQCVGYILAAIGPLLVGMIHSATGSFAACGVLFVLLGLGASINGWGAGRAGHVGVQVSKDSA